The DNA sequence TTCGCCGCGCCGGAGGACCACAGCACGTCGAACGCCGGTTTCGGGTCGGCGAAGCCGGGGTCGGTCTCTTCGATGTGCAGCCCGGCGTCGCCGAGCGCGCGCACCGCCGCCGCGACGATCGCGGCCACCTCCGGGTCGACGTCGACGTAGCCGAGCGTCGGGGAGAACGCGGCGATCAGGCCGCGCACGTCCCGCCGGACCGCCTCGCGGAACGACGTCACCGGCGGCGGCAGCGCGGCCGGGTCACGGTGGTCGGGGATCGACAGCACGTCCATCAACAGCGCGGTGTCGTCCACCGACCGCGCCATCGGGCCGGCGTGCGACAGCGGCCCGAACGGGCTCGCCGGGTACAGCGCGATCCGGCCGTGGGTCGGCTTCAGCCCGACGATCCCGCAGAACGACGCCGGGATCCGCACCGAGCCACCACCGTCGGTGCCGACGGACAGCTCACCCATCCCGGCCGCCACCGCCGCAGCGCTACCGCCGCTCGAACCACCGGACGTCTTAGTGGGGTCGACCGGGTTGCGCGTGATCCCCTGCAGCGGACTGTCGGTGACGCCCTTCCAGGCGATCTCCGGCGTGGTCGTCTTGCCCAGCAGCACGAGACCGGCCTCGCGCATCCGCGCCGCGACCGGGCTGTCGACGTCCCACGGCTGGTCCGGGTCGATGCTCTTCGAGCCCCGGACGGTCGGCCAGCCCTGGGTCAGGAACATGTCCTTGATCGAGGAGGGCACCCCGTCGAGCAGGCCGATCGGGTTGCCGTCGCGCCAGCGGGCCTCGGACGCCTTGGCCTGTTCCAGCGCCCCGTCGGCGTCGACGAGGGTGTAAGCGTTGCACTCGCCGTCCCTGGCCTCGATGGCCTGCAGCGCGTTCTGCGTCGCCTCGAGCGGTGAGAGCTCACCGGTCGCGTAGGCGGCGACGAGTTCGCTGGCGGTCAGCATCCTGTCGTTCATCCGGCTCCCTGGTTCCCCGACGGCACGTAGCCGAGCGTCTTGTCGACGACATTGCGCAGCGGCTCCCCAGCGCGCCAGCGGCGGAAGTTCTCGGTGAACACCTCGACCAGCGTGTTCCGCCAGCCGATGAAGTCCCCGGACATGTGCGGCGAGAGCAGCACGTCCGGCATGTTCCACAGTGGACTCTCGGGCGGCAGCGGCTCGGTGTCGAAAACGTCGAGCGCCGCCCCCGCGATGACGCGATCCGCCAGCGCCGCGACCAGGTCGGACGTGACCACCAGCTCCCCCCGCCCGACGTTCACGAACCGCGCCGACGGCTTCATCGCGGCGAACGCGCGCGCGTCGAACAAACCTTTGGTGTTCTCGGTCAGCGGCGCGACCGCGACGACGTAGTCGGCCTC is a window from the Amycolatopsis sp. NBC_00355 genome containing:
- a CDS encoding amidase; translated protein: MNDRMLTASELVAAYATGELSPLEATQNALQAIEARDGECNAYTLVDADGALEQAKASEARWRDGNPIGLLDGVPSSIKDMFLTQGWPTVRGSKSIDPDQPWDVDSPVAARMREAGLVLLGKTTTPEIAWKGVTDSPLQGITRNPVDPTKTSGGSSGGSAAAVAAGMGELSVGTDGGGSVRIPASFCGIVGLKPTHGRIALYPASPFGPLSHAGPMARSVDDTALLMDVLSIPDHRDPAALPPPVTSFREAVRRDVRGLIAAFSPTLGYVDVDPEVAAIVAAAVRALGDAGLHIEETDPGFADPKPAFDVLWSSGAAKLLDSFPAGSEDRTDPGLRKVWELGKTWSASDYLDATAERAALGILMGEFHTRYDVLITPTVPIPAFEAGHNVPPGSGLSEWPEWTPFTYPFNMTQQPAISVPAGCTSEGLPVGLQIVGPRHSDDLVLAVAKLLEEVRPWAPA